From the Synergistaceae bacterium DZ-S4 genome, one window contains:
- a CDS encoding GntR family transcriptional regulator: protein MSSSSDSFFTIKSLREQVYDYLRLQMNDGKIRPGSFLNLNEISMELGMSRTPLRDALFQLETEGFVTIYPRRGVIVNTLTLEKIRNIYEILGGLESSVMVHIALRFRESDAEIMDKCNTQMRKALDQNNYSMFYEENLKFHNVYLNMSDNAEILQYIKIHRERLYDFPRNKTYVKEWELHSLEEHKMLIELLRKGDFNGAAEYIRDVHWSFQVQERFIRKYYFAKHSELDVSEEA from the coding sequence ATGAGCAGCAGCAGCGATTCTTTTTTCACGATCAAATCTCTCAGGGAGCAGGTTTACGACTACCTTCGCCTTCAGATGAACGACGGAAAGATCCGCCCTGGGTCCTTCCTGAACCTCAACGAGATAAGCATGGAACTGGGGATGAGCAGAACACCGCTCAGGGATGCCCTCTTCCAGCTGGAGACAGAAGGGTTCGTGACCATCTATCCAAGGCGCGGGGTTATCGTGAATACGCTGACTCTCGAAAAGATAAGGAACATTTATGAGATCCTGGGAGGGCTTGAATCATCGGTCATGGTACACATAGCGCTCCGTTTCCGTGAAAGTGACGCTGAGATCATGGATAAGTGCAACACCCAGATGAGAAAGGCTCTCGACCAGAACAATTATTCCATGTTTTACGAAGAAAACCTGAAGTTCCACAACGTCTATCTGAACATGTCAGACAACGCGGAGATACTGCAGTACATAAAAATACACCGGGAGAGGCTCTACGATTTTCCAAGAAACAAGACTTACGTCAAGGAGTGGGAGCTCCACTCCCTTGAAGAGCATAAAATGCTAATAGAGCTGCTCAGAAAAGGTGACTTCAACGGGGCGGCGGAGTACATAAGGGATGTACACTGGTCGTTCCAGGTCCAGGAAAGATTCATCAGGAAGTATTATTTCGCCAAGCATTCCGAACTGGACGTTTCTGAGGAGGCATAA
- a CDS encoding aminotransferase class I/II-fold pyridoxal phosphate-dependent enzyme: MKIKEFKLERLFARYSSKARYRLSQSACEYCTMQEILDMADEECKKMWDSLVLGYTDQTGFAPLREAVAKRFVTIRPSDILELAPEEGIFIFMNTLLDPGDEVIVMQPCLPSLYEIPRALGCKIIKWPLEETSWGWNLDFNFLAENISPNTKLLVLNIPNNPTGFIPVKTEMDRILSLADRMGTWVFCEETYRGMEHDPAAALPSLSDMYPRATTIGGLNKFGLPGTRIGWLVTKNKNILENCAAYKDYTTLCNNAPGEILATIAMRNASDLLRRNHKIVLDNLNLAEKFFKKHKKLLHWIQPNGGSTAFPQLMKPFDVTEMCEKAMNEKELLIIGERAFGVTTNNFRVGLGRLDFKDALDVFSDVIEDMEKKVS, from the coding sequence ATGAAAATTAAAGAATTCAAGCTGGAGAGGCTTTTCGCCCGTTACTCTTCCAAGGCCAGATACAGGCTGAGCCAATCTGCGTGCGAGTACTGCACCATGCAGGAGATACTTGACATGGCGGATGAAGAATGCAAAAAAATGTGGGACAGCCTTGTCCTTGGCTATACAGACCAGACCGGATTCGCTCCGCTGCGCGAAGCTGTGGCGAAAAGGTTCGTTACCATCCGCCCCTCCGATATACTCGAACTTGCTCCGGAAGAGGGAATATTCATATTCATGAATACGCTTCTGGACCCGGGGGACGAAGTCATCGTAATGCAGCCCTGCCTCCCGTCCCTTTACGAGATCCCGAGGGCGCTCGGATGCAAGATAATCAAATGGCCGCTCGAAGAGACAAGCTGGGGATGGAACCTCGATTTCAACTTCCTCGCCGAAAACATTTCCCCCAATACGAAGCTCCTGGTCCTTAACATACCAAACAATCCGACAGGATTCATACCTGTAAAGACGGAGATGGACAGGATACTCAGCCTGGCTGACAGGATGGGTACATGGGTATTTTGCGAAGAGACATACCGCGGAATGGAGCATGACCCGGCAGCGGCGCTCCCCTCTCTCTCCGACATGTATCCGAGGGCTACGACTATCGGCGGCCTGAACAAGTTCGGACTTCCAGGGACCAGGATAGGGTGGCTTGTTACAAAAAATAAAAATATACTTGAAAACTGCGCTGCATATAAAGATTACACGACTCTGTGCAACAATGCCCCGGGAGAGATCCTTGCCACGATAGCTATGCGAAATGCCTCAGACCTTCTCCGGCGCAACCACAAGATCGTATTGGACAATCTGAACCTTGCAGAGAAGTTCTTCAAAAAACACAAGAAGCTGCTCCACTGGATCCAGCCAAACGGAGGAAGCACAGCCTTCCCCCAGCTGATGAAGCCGTTCGATGTGACTGAGATGTGCGAAAAGGCGATGAACGAAAAGGAACTCCTTATCATTGGGGAACGTGCGTTCGGCGTCACCACAAACAATTTCCGGGTCGGGCTCGGACGCCTCGATTTCAAAGATGCCCTGGATGTTTTTTCGGATGTTATCGAGGATATGGAAAAGAAGGTTTCTTAG